One Gossypium hirsutum isolate 1008001.06 chromosome A11, Gossypium_hirsutum_v2.1, whole genome shotgun sequence genomic window carries:
- the LOC107941716 gene encoding uncharacterized protein isoform X1 — protein MSFLAGRLAGKEGAFFFQESKQAVNRLVEKTPKNLSSNPPSLEQQTQADVLPEVLKHSLPSKIFRQPSDASSLSRSSKWALHTHPTNASSSSPDALNPLRAYVSLPQVTFGPKRWELPTSEHSTMASTANELRKDKYTPLNPEKLKAAAEGLKRIGMAFIVATTMVFGGAALMFGIAASKLELHSQSDDVRTKRKDLVQPKFDMIREQLVPLRTWAENTSKKWHLEREEAIKDNPIIKELSKTLGAKTNN, from the exons ATGAGTTTTCTCGCGGGAAGACTAGCAGGAAAAGAAGGCGCCTTCTTTTTCCAGGAATCCAAACAAGCCGTCAACCGTTTGGTAGAGAAAACCCCCAAAAACCTCTCATCAAACCCACCGTCGCTTGAGCAACAAACTCAAGCTGACGTCCTTCCTGAGGTCCTCAAGCATTCTTTGCCTTCTAAGATCTTCAGGCAACCCTCCGATGCTTCGTCTCTATCCAGGTCCTCCAAGTGGGCCCTCCATACTCATCCAACCAATGCCTCCAGTTCTTCCCCTGATGCCTTGAACCCTCTCAGGGCTTATGTTTCTCTACCCCAGGTTACTTTTGGCCCCAAAAG GTGGGAGTTGCCAACATCGGAACATTCAACCATGGCATCAACGGCTAATGAATTGCGGAAGGACAAATATACGCCTCTCAATCCGGAGAAGTTGAAAGCTGCTGCTGAAGGACTTAAGCGAA TTGGAATGGCTTTTATAGTTGCAACTACAATGGTATTCGGTGGGGCCGCCTTGATGTTTGGGATTGCAGCCTCCAAGTTGGAGTTGCACAGT CAGAGTGATGATGTCAGAACAAAACGAAAAGACCTGGTTCAGCCTAAATTTGACATGATTAGGGAACAGCTTGTTCCTCTAAGAACTTGG GCCGAAAACACATCAAAGAAATGGCACCTGGAAAGGGAGGAAGCTATTAAAGATAATCCCATCATAAAGGAGCTTTCTAAAACTTTAGGAGCAAAAACCAACAATTGA
- the LOC107941716 gene encoding uncharacterized protein isoform X2: MSFLAGRLAGKEGAFFFQESKQAVNRLVEKTPKNLSSNPPSLEQQTQADVLPEVLKHSLPSKIFRQPSDASSLSRSSKWALHTHPTNASSSSPDALNPLRAYVSLPQVTFGPKRWELPTSEHSTMASTANELRKDKYTPLNPEKLKAAAEGLKRIGMAFIVATTMVFGGAALMFGIAASKLELHSSDDVRTKRKDLVQPKFDMIREQLVPLRTWAENTSKKWHLEREEAIKDNPIIKELSKTLGAKTNN, translated from the exons ATGAGTTTTCTCGCGGGAAGACTAGCAGGAAAAGAAGGCGCCTTCTTTTTCCAGGAATCCAAACAAGCCGTCAACCGTTTGGTAGAGAAAACCCCCAAAAACCTCTCATCAAACCCACCGTCGCTTGAGCAACAAACTCAAGCTGACGTCCTTCCTGAGGTCCTCAAGCATTCTTTGCCTTCTAAGATCTTCAGGCAACCCTCCGATGCTTCGTCTCTATCCAGGTCCTCCAAGTGGGCCCTCCATACTCATCCAACCAATGCCTCCAGTTCTTCCCCTGATGCCTTGAACCCTCTCAGGGCTTATGTTTCTCTACCCCAGGTTACTTTTGGCCCCAAAAG GTGGGAGTTGCCAACATCGGAACATTCAACCATGGCATCAACGGCTAATGAATTGCGGAAGGACAAATATACGCCTCTCAATCCGGAGAAGTTGAAAGCTGCTGCTGAAGGACTTAAGCGAA TTGGAATGGCTTTTATAGTTGCAACTACAATGGTATTCGGTGGGGCCGCCTTGATGTTTGGGATTGCAGCCTCCAAGTTGGAGTTGCACAGT AGTGATGATGTCAGAACAAAACGAAAAGACCTGGTTCAGCCTAAATTTGACATGATTAGGGAACAGCTTGTTCCTCTAAGAACTTGG GCCGAAAACACATCAAAGAAATGGCACCTGGAAAGGGAGGAAGCTATTAAAGATAATCCCATCATAAAGGAGCTTTCTAAAACTTTAGGAGCAAAAACCAACAATTGA